The following are encoded together in the Nocardioides sp. Arc9.136 genome:
- a CDS encoding RNA polymerase sigma factor, whose translation MDEREFDDFYTASFQRITGQVYAMIGNRDEAQECVQEAFVRAWAHRRKLERAEHPEAWVRTTAYRLAVSRWRRTSRGRRPADRALAAPTETAAPSEAHVALVAALKQLPEAQRQALVLHHIADLPVQAVARETGVPEGTVKARLSRGRAALAALLSDDTGYQEGASRA comes from the coding sequence ATGGACGAACGCGAGTTCGACGACTTCTACACCGCGTCGTTCCAGAGGATCACCGGCCAGGTGTACGCCATGATCGGGAATCGGGACGAGGCGCAGGAGTGCGTCCAGGAGGCCTTCGTGCGGGCATGGGCGCACCGCCGCAAGCTCGAGCGGGCCGAGCACCCGGAGGCGTGGGTGCGCACGACGGCCTACCGCCTGGCCGTCAGCCGCTGGCGACGTACGTCGCGTGGCCGGCGGCCCGCCGACCGCGCGCTCGCCGCGCCCACCGAGACCGCCGCACCGAGCGAGGCGCACGTGGCCCTGGTGGCCGCGCTCAAGCAGCTGCCCGAGGCGCAGCGCCAGGCGCTCGTGCTGCACCACATCGCCGACCTCCCGGTCCAGGCCGTGGCCCGCGAGACCGGCGTCCCGGAGGGCACGGTCAAGGCCCGGCTCAGCCGGGGGCGCGCCGCCCTGGCGGCCCTGCTCTCCGACGACACCGGCTACCAGGAGGGAGCGAGCCGTGCGTGA